A window of Ictidomys tridecemlineatus isolate mIctTri1 chromosome 15, mIctTri1.hap1, whole genome shotgun sequence contains these coding sequences:
- the Zbtb32 gene encoding zinc finger and BTB domain-containing protein 32 isoform X1: MPLPPTRLFSPYGSDRLVQLAARLRPALCDTMITVGDQEFPAHSLVLAGVSQQLGCRGQWALVEGISPSTFAQLLSFVYGENVELQPGELRPLEEAARALGVQALEEACRRARKDKAEELDEGLKKHQEEPEKPTRDSERGLWGLGEMQKPKKFFRIGGREQETLHGHKPPIEYSEMTRAIPEGQGEMRSKKRSQIPVDYQEAYREQGVVVRVTERTGGSEESLQGFPSPLPPAGSLQTSIIPKPWWAEAPWLREDQPALWSILLWPPRYGTPFSHSTPSTGTWQEVWPWNKRIPLTLNSPKGFWSQNQLASSSPTPGKPLTVLHTGSLPPGLGPRPDLSRDPHLTLLPLGSLPQGPVQVSPGEMEDSGQERTGSRTTCVGHEGTAGCPSRQHPPPPPARSRPYSCSVCGKRFALKHQMETHYRVHTGEKPFSCSLCPQRSRDFSAMTKHLRTHGAAPYCCPLCGAGCPSLASMQAHMRGHSPSQLPPGWTIRSTFLYSSSSSSSRPSQASTSPGSASSTTT, translated from the exons ATGCCCCTCCCCCCAACAAGACTGTTCAGCCCATATGGCTCTGATAGGTTGGTCCAGCTAGCAGCCAGGCTCCGGCCAGCACTATGTGATACCATGATCACCGTAGGAGACCAGGAGTTTCCTGCACACAGCCTGGTACTAGCAGGTGTGAGCCAGCAGCTGGGCTGCAGGGGCCAGTGGGCTCTGGTAGAAGGCATCAGCCCTTCCACCTTTGCCCAGCTTTTGAGCTTTGTTTATGGGGAGAATGTAGAGCTGCAGCCTGGGGAGCTGAGGCCTCTTGAGGAAGCAGCCAGGGCTTTGGGGGTGCAGGCCCTGGAAGAGGCATGCAGGAGAGCTCGAAAGGACAAGGCTGAAGAACTGGATGAAGGGCTGAAGAAACATCAGGAGGAGCCAGAGAAACCCACAAGGGATTCAGAAAGAGGACTGTGGGGGCTTGGAGAGATGCAAAAACCAAAGAAATTTTTTAGAATTGGTGGGAGGGAACAGGAGACATTGCACGGTCACAAACCACCAATAGAGTACTCTGAGATGACAAGAGCAATACCAGAAGGTCAGGGGGAGATGAGATCAAAGAAACGCAGCCAAATCCCTGTTGACTACCAGGAAGCATATAGAGAGCAAGGAGTGGTTGTGAGGGTGACAGAGAGAACAGGGGGCTCTGAGGAAAGTCTTCAGGGGTTCCCTAGTCCCCTTCCCCCAGCAGGTTCCCTCCAAACCAGCATCATCCCCAAGCCTTGGTGGGCCGAGGCCCCTTGGTTGCGGGAGGACCAGCCTGCCCTGTGGAGCATCTTGCTGTGGCCGCCCAGATATGGCACTCCCTTCTCCCATAGCACACCCAGCACTGGAACCTGGCAGGAGGTCTGGCCTTGGAACAAGAG GATCCCTCTGACCCTGAACAGCCCTAAAGGGTTCTGGAGTCAGAATCAGTTGGCTTCCTCCAGCCCTACCCCAGGTAAGCCCCTCACTGTCCTGCACACAGGGTCTCTTCCCCCAGGGCTGGGTCCCAGGCCTGACCTGAGCAGGGACCCCCACCTCACTCTGCTCCCTTTAGGTTCCCtcccccagggccctgtgcaggtCAGCCCTGGGGAGATGGAAGACTCTGGGCAGGAGCGCACAG GCTCCCGGACAACCTGTGTGGGTCATGAGGGCACAGCAGGCTGCCCATCTCGCCAACACCCTCCCCCGCCTCCTGCTCGGTCTCGGCCCTATTCTTGCTCTGTCTGTGGAAAGAGGTTTGCACTCAAGCATCAGATGGAGACGCACTACCGAGTCCACACAG GAGAGAAACCCTTCTCCTGTAGCCTCTGTCCTCAGCGCTCCCGGGACTTCTCTGCCATGACCAAGCACCTGCGGACACACGGGGCTGCTCCCTACTGCTGCCCTCTGTGCGGGGCCGGCTGCCCTAGCCTGGCCTCCATGCAGGCGCACATGCGCGGCCACTCGCCCAGCCAGCTCCCGCCCGGATGGACCATACGATCCACCTTCCTctactcttcctcctcctcatcctcgaGGCCGTCCCAGGCCTCCACCTCTCCTGGTAGtgcctcctccaccaccacctga
- the Zbtb32 gene encoding zinc finger and BTB domain-containing protein 32 isoform X4 — protein MALPSPIAHPALEPGRRSGLGTRGSRTTCVGHEGTAGCPSRQHPPPPPARSRPYSCSVCGKRFALKHQMETHYRVHTGEKPFSCSLCPQRSRDFSAMTKHLRTHGAAPYCCPLCGAGCPSLASMQAHMRGHSPSQLPPGWTIRSTFLYSSSSSSSRPSQASTSPGSASSTTT, from the exons ATGGCACTCCCTTCTCCCATAGCACACCCAGCACTGGAACCTGGCAGGAGGTCTGGCCTTGGAACAAGAG GCTCCCGGACAACCTGTGTGGGTCATGAGGGCACAGCAGGCTGCCCATCTCGCCAACACCCTCCCCCGCCTCCTGCTCGGTCTCGGCCCTATTCTTGCTCTGTCTGTGGAAAGAGGTTTGCACTCAAGCATCAGATGGAGACGCACTACCGAGTCCACACAG GAGAGAAACCCTTCTCCTGTAGCCTCTGTCCTCAGCGCTCCCGGGACTTCTCTGCCATGACCAAGCACCTGCGGACACACGGGGCTGCTCCCTACTGCTGCCCTCTGTGCGGGGCCGGCTGCCCTAGCCTGGCCTCCATGCAGGCGCACATGCGCGGCCACTCGCCCAGCCAGCTCCCGCCCGGATGGACCATACGATCCACCTTCCTctactcttcctcctcctcatcctcgaGGCCGTCCCAGGCCTCCACCTCTCCTGGTAGtgcctcctccaccaccacctga
- the Zbtb32 gene encoding zinc finger and BTB domain-containing protein 32 isoform X2, translated as MPLPPTRLFSPYGSDRLVQLAARLRPALCDTMITVGDQEFPAHSLVLAGVSQQLGCRGQWALVEGISPSTFAQLLSFVYGENVELQPGELRPLEEAARALGVQALEEACRRARKDKAEELDEGLKKHQEEPEKPTRDSERGLWGLGEMQKPKKFFRIGGREQETLHGHKPPIEYSEMTRAIPEGQGEMRSKKRSQIPVDYQEAYREQGVVVRVTERTGGSEESLQGFPSPLPPAGSLQTSIIPKPWWAEAPWLREDQPALWSILLWPPRYGTPFSHSTPSTGTWQEVWPWNKRIPLTLNSPKGFWSQNQLASSSPTPGSLPQGPVQVSPGEMEDSGQERTGSRTTCVGHEGTAGCPSRQHPPPPPARSRPYSCSVCGKRFALKHQMETHYRVHTGEKPFSCSLCPQRSRDFSAMTKHLRTHGAAPYCCPLCGAGCPSLASMQAHMRGHSPSQLPPGWTIRSTFLYSSSSSSSRPSQASTSPGSASSTTT; from the exons ATGCCCCTCCCCCCAACAAGACTGTTCAGCCCATATGGCTCTGATAGGTTGGTCCAGCTAGCAGCCAGGCTCCGGCCAGCACTATGTGATACCATGATCACCGTAGGAGACCAGGAGTTTCCTGCACACAGCCTGGTACTAGCAGGTGTGAGCCAGCAGCTGGGCTGCAGGGGCCAGTGGGCTCTGGTAGAAGGCATCAGCCCTTCCACCTTTGCCCAGCTTTTGAGCTTTGTTTATGGGGAGAATGTAGAGCTGCAGCCTGGGGAGCTGAGGCCTCTTGAGGAAGCAGCCAGGGCTTTGGGGGTGCAGGCCCTGGAAGAGGCATGCAGGAGAGCTCGAAAGGACAAGGCTGAAGAACTGGATGAAGGGCTGAAGAAACATCAGGAGGAGCCAGAGAAACCCACAAGGGATTCAGAAAGAGGACTGTGGGGGCTTGGAGAGATGCAAAAACCAAAGAAATTTTTTAGAATTGGTGGGAGGGAACAGGAGACATTGCACGGTCACAAACCACCAATAGAGTACTCTGAGATGACAAGAGCAATACCAGAAGGTCAGGGGGAGATGAGATCAAAGAAACGCAGCCAAATCCCTGTTGACTACCAGGAAGCATATAGAGAGCAAGGAGTGGTTGTGAGGGTGACAGAGAGAACAGGGGGCTCTGAGGAAAGTCTTCAGGGGTTCCCTAGTCCCCTTCCCCCAGCAGGTTCCCTCCAAACCAGCATCATCCCCAAGCCTTGGTGGGCCGAGGCCCCTTGGTTGCGGGAGGACCAGCCTGCCCTGTGGAGCATCTTGCTGTGGCCGCCCAGATATGGCACTCCCTTCTCCCATAGCACACCCAGCACTGGAACCTGGCAGGAGGTCTGGCCTTGGAACAAGAG GATCCCTCTGACCCTGAACAGCCCTAAAGGGTTCTGGAGTCAGAATCAGTTGGCTTCCTCCAGCCCTACCCCAG GTTCCCtcccccagggccctgtgcaggtCAGCCCTGGGGAGATGGAAGACTCTGGGCAGGAGCGCACAG GCTCCCGGACAACCTGTGTGGGTCATGAGGGCACAGCAGGCTGCCCATCTCGCCAACACCCTCCCCCGCCTCCTGCTCGGTCTCGGCCCTATTCTTGCTCTGTCTGTGGAAAGAGGTTTGCACTCAAGCATCAGATGGAGACGCACTACCGAGTCCACACAG GAGAGAAACCCTTCTCCTGTAGCCTCTGTCCTCAGCGCTCCCGGGACTTCTCTGCCATGACCAAGCACCTGCGGACACACGGGGCTGCTCCCTACTGCTGCCCTCTGTGCGGGGCCGGCTGCCCTAGCCTGGCCTCCATGCAGGCGCACATGCGCGGCCACTCGCCCAGCCAGCTCCCGCCCGGATGGACCATACGATCCACCTTCCTctactcttcctcctcctcatcctcgaGGCCGTCCCAGGCCTCCACCTCTCCTGGTAGtgcctcctccaccaccacctga
- the Zbtb32 gene encoding zinc finger and BTB domain-containing protein 32 isoform X3, producing MPLPPTRLFSPYGSDRLVQLAARLRPALCDTMITVGDQEFPAHSLVLAGVSQQLGCRGQWALVEGISPSTFAQLLSFVYGENVELQPGELRPLEEAARALGVQALEEACRRARKDKAEELDEGLKKHQEEPEKPTRDSERGLWGLGEMQKPKKFFRIGGREQETLHGHKPPIEYSEMTRAIPEGQGEMRSKKRSQIPVDYQEAYREQGVVVRVTERTGGSEESLQGFPSPLPPAGSLQTSIIPKPWWAEAPWLREDQPALWSILLWPPRYGTPFSHSTPSTGTWQEVWPWNKRIPLTLNSPKGFWSQNQLASSSPTPGSRTTCVGHEGTAGCPSRQHPPPPPARSRPYSCSVCGKRFALKHQMETHYRVHTGEKPFSCSLCPQRSRDFSAMTKHLRTHGAAPYCCPLCGAGCPSLASMQAHMRGHSPSQLPPGWTIRSTFLYSSSSSSSRPSQASTSPGSASSTTT from the exons ATGCCCCTCCCCCCAACAAGACTGTTCAGCCCATATGGCTCTGATAGGTTGGTCCAGCTAGCAGCCAGGCTCCGGCCAGCACTATGTGATACCATGATCACCGTAGGAGACCAGGAGTTTCCTGCACACAGCCTGGTACTAGCAGGTGTGAGCCAGCAGCTGGGCTGCAGGGGCCAGTGGGCTCTGGTAGAAGGCATCAGCCCTTCCACCTTTGCCCAGCTTTTGAGCTTTGTTTATGGGGAGAATGTAGAGCTGCAGCCTGGGGAGCTGAGGCCTCTTGAGGAAGCAGCCAGGGCTTTGGGGGTGCAGGCCCTGGAAGAGGCATGCAGGAGAGCTCGAAAGGACAAGGCTGAAGAACTGGATGAAGGGCTGAAGAAACATCAGGAGGAGCCAGAGAAACCCACAAGGGATTCAGAAAGAGGACTGTGGGGGCTTGGAGAGATGCAAAAACCAAAGAAATTTTTTAGAATTGGTGGGAGGGAACAGGAGACATTGCACGGTCACAAACCACCAATAGAGTACTCTGAGATGACAAGAGCAATACCAGAAGGTCAGGGGGAGATGAGATCAAAGAAACGCAGCCAAATCCCTGTTGACTACCAGGAAGCATATAGAGAGCAAGGAGTGGTTGTGAGGGTGACAGAGAGAACAGGGGGCTCTGAGGAAAGTCTTCAGGGGTTCCCTAGTCCCCTTCCCCCAGCAGGTTCCCTCCAAACCAGCATCATCCCCAAGCCTTGGTGGGCCGAGGCCCCTTGGTTGCGGGAGGACCAGCCTGCCCTGTGGAGCATCTTGCTGTGGCCGCCCAGATATGGCACTCCCTTCTCCCATAGCACACCCAGCACTGGAACCTGGCAGGAGGTCTGGCCTTGGAACAAGAG GATCCCTCTGACCCTGAACAGCCCTAAAGGGTTCTGGAGTCAGAATCAGTTGGCTTCCTCCAGCCCTACCCCAG GCTCCCGGACAACCTGTGTGGGTCATGAGGGCACAGCAGGCTGCCCATCTCGCCAACACCCTCCCCCGCCTCCTGCTCGGTCTCGGCCCTATTCTTGCTCTGTCTGTGGAAAGAGGTTTGCACTCAAGCATCAGATGGAGACGCACTACCGAGTCCACACAG GAGAGAAACCCTTCTCCTGTAGCCTCTGTCCTCAGCGCTCCCGGGACTTCTCTGCCATGACCAAGCACCTGCGGACACACGGGGCTGCTCCCTACTGCTGCCCTCTGTGCGGGGCCGGCTGCCCTAGCCTGGCCTCCATGCAGGCGCACATGCGCGGCCACTCGCCCAGCCAGCTCCCGCCCGGATGGACCATACGATCCACCTTCCTctactcttcctcctcctcatcctcgaGGCCGTCCCAGGCCTCCACCTCTCCTGGTAGtgcctcctccaccaccacctga
- the Zbtb32 gene encoding zinc finger and BTB domain-containing protein 32 isoform X5 — MEDSGQERTGSRTTCVGHEGTAGCPSRQHPPPPPARSRPYSCSVCGKRFALKHQMETHYRVHTGEKPFSCSLCPQRSRDFSAMTKHLRTHGAAPYCCPLCGAGCPSLASMQAHMRGHSPSQLPPGWTIRSTFLYSSSSSSSRPSQASTSPGSASSTTT, encoded by the exons ATGGAAGACTCTGGGCAGGAGCGCACAG GCTCCCGGACAACCTGTGTGGGTCATGAGGGCACAGCAGGCTGCCCATCTCGCCAACACCCTCCCCCGCCTCCTGCTCGGTCTCGGCCCTATTCTTGCTCTGTCTGTGGAAAGAGGTTTGCACTCAAGCATCAGATGGAGACGCACTACCGAGTCCACACAG GAGAGAAACCCTTCTCCTGTAGCCTCTGTCCTCAGCGCTCCCGGGACTTCTCTGCCATGACCAAGCACCTGCGGACACACGGGGCTGCTCCCTACTGCTGCCCTCTGTGCGGGGCCGGCTGCCCTAGCCTGGCCTCCATGCAGGCGCACATGCGCGGCCACTCGCCCAGCCAGCTCCCGCCCGGATGGACCATACGATCCACCTTCCTctactcttcctcctcctcatcctcgaGGCCGTCCCAGGCCTCCACCTCTCCTGGTAGtgcctcctccaccaccacctga